The Candidatus Pantoea soli genome window below encodes:
- the pdxR gene encoding MocR-like pyridoxine biosynthesis transcription factor PdxR produces the protein MPSARWVEENRVGYKAIYQHFRQQILAGHLKPGDRVPSIRVLAGELQVARKTVEAAYEILSGEGYFVSQGAKGTRVNPQLKLAAPATAPDAPPAAAAHLPVIENHGELRLGIPALDAFPLKKWLLISGKVARSLRPEEMITPPVMGYQPLRSAIASYLNISRGLQCQPEQVFITSGYRANLRLILAVLAQPHDKVLFEDPGYFFGQQLLKRITPHLHFVPVDQQGVDVDYLQRYHADARFAVVTPTHQSPLAVTLSLPRKHQLLAWAQQQHSWIIEDDYDGEFHYTRKVIPALKSLDTHDRVIYTGTFSKTVMPALRIGYLMMPQATIARFRELGEMLETGLPLLPQKILAQFLSEGHFYRHIKKMRILYQQRRSMMLQALEHCFPGLFQVERADGGMHIVAFLRRGTADHAIASLWAQHALFVRPLSAWYVQTQKRYGLVIGYTNIQSFEQARALLARVADATWALLAV, from the coding sequence ATGCCGTCGGCACGATGGGTTGAGGAGAACCGCGTGGGATACAAAGCGATTTACCAGCACTTTCGCCAGCAGATTCTGGCCGGACACCTGAAGCCGGGCGATCGCGTGCCGTCAATCCGCGTGCTGGCGGGCGAGCTGCAGGTGGCACGGAAAACGGTTGAGGCCGCCTATGAGATCCTCAGCGGCGAAGGCTATTTTGTCAGTCAGGGCGCGAAAGGCACGCGCGTGAATCCGCAGCTGAAACTGGCCGCGCCTGCCACCGCGCCGGACGCCCCGCCGGCGGCGGCGGCGCATCTGCCGGTGATTGAAAATCACGGTGAACTGCGGCTCGGCATTCCGGCGCTGGATGCGTTTCCGCTAAAAAAATGGCTGCTGATCTCCGGCAAAGTGGCGCGCAGTCTGCGGCCGGAAGAGATGATCACGCCGCCGGTAATGGGGTATCAGCCGCTGCGCAGCGCGATTGCCAGCTATCTCAACATCTCGCGTGGCCTGCAGTGCCAGCCTGAGCAGGTGTTTATCACCAGCGGCTATCGCGCCAACCTGCGGCTGATTCTGGCGGTACTGGCGCAGCCGCATGACAAGGTGCTGTTTGAAGACCCCGGCTATTTCTTTGGTCAGCAGCTGCTGAAACGCATCACGCCGCATCTGCACTTTGTGCCGGTGGATCAGCAGGGCGTGGATGTGGATTACCTGCAGCGCTATCACGCCGATGCGCGCTTTGCCGTGGTGACGCCCACGCATCAGAGCCCGCTGGCGGTCACGCTCTCGCTGCCGCGCAAGCATCAGCTGCTGGCGTGGGCGCAGCAGCAGCACAGTTGGATCATTGAGGATGATTACGACGGCGAGTTTCACTACACGCGTAAGGTGATTCCGGCGCTGAAAAGCCTGGATACGCACGACCGGGTGATCTACACCGGAACCTTCAGTAAAACGGTGATGCCTGCGCTGCGTATTGGTTATCTGATGATGCCGCAGGCCACCATAGCGCGCTTTCGCGAGCTGGGCGAAATGCTGGAAACCGGCCTGCCGCTGCTGCCGCAGAAAATCCTGGCGCAGTTTCTCAGCGAAGGGCATTTTTACCGCCACATCAAAAAGATGCGTATTCTCTATCAGCAGCGGCGCAGCATGATGCTGCAGGCGCTGGAGCACTGTTTTCCCGGTCTGTTTCAGGTGGAGCGGGCCGACGGCGGCATGCACATCGTGGCGTTTTTGCGGCGCGGCACCGCCGATCACGCCATCGCCAGCCTGTGGGCGCAGCATGCGCTGTTTGTCCGGCCGCTGTCGGCCTGGTATGTACAGACGCAGAAGCGCTACGGGCTGGTGATTGGCTACACCAATATCCAGTCGTTTGAACAGGCGAGGGCGCTGCTGGCGCGTGTGGCAGATGCGACGTGGGCGTTGCTGGCGGTATAG
- a CDS encoding DUF2501 domain-containing protein, giving the protein MKQATQRMMWGWGIAAALMAGSASAASWQDQLSSAASQLSQQNSSSGTATSSAQNGGLSLSTLTGLLNGGNKAVSANSMTNAAGVMQYCVQHNVVDNNVKSVKEQVLNKLGLNSTTAQEQKTDYQQGLAGLLNTGNGQQLNLQSLSNSPMGEKLKTKACDVVLKQGKKYIGM; this is encoded by the coding sequence ATGAAACAGGCAACACAACGCATGATGTGGGGATGGGGCATCGCGGCGGCCCTGATGGCGGGCAGCGCATCGGCGGCCAGCTGGCAGGATCAGCTGAGCAGCGCCGCCTCACAGCTGTCGCAGCAGAACAGCAGCAGCGGCACCGCCACCAGCAGCGCGCAAAACGGCGGACTGTCGCTCTCTACGCTCACCGGCCTGCTGAACGGCGGCAATAAAGCGGTCAGCGCCAACAGCATGACCAACGCCGCTGGCGTGATGCAGTACTGCGTGCAGCATAACGTGGTGGATAACAACGTGAAGTCGGTGAAGGAGCAGGTGCTGAACAAGCTCGGCCTGAACAGCACCACCGCGCAGGAGCAGAAAACCGATTACCAGCAGGGGCTGGCCGGCCTGCTGAACACCGGCAACGGTCAGCAGCTCAATCTGCAAAGCCTGAGCAACTCGCCGATGGGTGAGAAGCTGAAAACCAAAGCCTGCGATGTCGTGCTGAAGCAGGGCAAAAAATACATCGGCATGTGA